A window of Tetrapisispora phaffii CBS 4417 chromosome 9, complete genome contains these coding sequences:
- the GPI2 gene encoding phosphatidylinositol N-acetylglucosaminyltransferase (similar to Saccharomyces cerevisiae GPI2 (YPL076W); ancestral locus Anc_8.545) translates to MGKVEWKRLLWLQQDYPDNYTDQKFLEKVKDYENKKLDYANSPYLSVENYRVVRSDFLNFFQTVLNTSIIYIIFAYIYIYDKDPTVVTVLVTSVIASIVLFKEHDKDQLSSLLNLKSVIIIIFSMLTLSPILKSLSKTTASDSVWTLSFWLTLWYISSISSSKEIKTSNVSTNLLVAVVSILSSRLSTSTHVFCFLFLCIQINVVLPNLLISSTVLFMLSNSFAYMFITHALGWMYTFCITLTTLLYIWLLPKWFIYWQVHYRMLDDANTSSKEALLTSWDAKKPILD, encoded by the coding sequence ATGGGGAAAGTAGAATGGAAAAGATTACTATGGTTACAGCAGGATTATCCTGATAATTATACAGATCAGAAGTTTTTGGAGAAAGTGAAGGACtatgaaaacaaaaaattagatTATGCCAATTCTCCTTATTTATCAGTAGAAAACTACAGGGTTGTACGATCTGATTTcctaaatttttttcaaacaGTGTTAAACActtcaattatttatatcatttttgcATACATTTACATCTACGATAAAGACCCAACTGTCGTTACAGTTCTCGTAACATCAGTTATTGcatcaattgttttattcaaagaaCATGATAAGGATCAATTATCTTCattgttaaatttaaaatcagtcattataataatatttagtATGTTAACACTTTCACccattttaaaatcattatctAAGACGACTGCTTCTGATTCAGTATGGACATTGTCTTTTTGGTTAACACTTTGGTACATTAGTTCAATATCAAgttcaaaagaaattaaaacttCAAATGTTTCTACTAATTTGTTGGTCGCAGTGGTTAGTATCCTATCATCAAGATTGTCAACTTCAACACATGTATTCtgctttttatttttatgcATTCAGATTAATGTCGTATTGCCAAATCTGTTAATATCATCCACAGTATTATTTATGCTTTCGAACAGTTTTGCTTATATGTTTATAACACACGCTTTGGGCTGGATGTATACATTTTGTATTACATTAACTACCCTTTTGTATATATGGCTACTACCCAAATGGTTTATATATTGGCAGGTTCATTATAGAATGCTAGATGATGCAAATACATCTAGTAAGGAAGCGTTATTGACTAGTTGGGATGCAAAAAAACCTATATTAGACTGA
- the TPHA0I01880 gene encoding uncharacterized protein (similar to Saccharomyces cerevisiae TAF5 (YBR198C); ancestral locus Anc_8.544), which yields MSRVNGNTGKDVNNVADKYIAGSSMAGMNNLPSKTVPGKRIPNKMVPSKTVPGKRIPGKSIPGKTIAGKTVVGNSMVQNNPSMPNANKIRGDNTTPADKNFTLQANNPNVNDKVRQGNTINNNKNNNARNNNMENNQSQLHSQYPSNDINRLLLEFLNKKGFHRMEVMLRTESSRTLTPHNYNSPALPKYSNFISPEENSQLLSKYKSTIRPVTNPYQSTPTKRDSEGNPIRNKSGDSINVDDYRTYLRSFILLKNWISKSLSIHKPILTDLVLYPVFVIMLIKFYRLKNIEILKKFYEENVKLVIGESNKLIIINLYDDLIKSSNDNLEDEKKEKTNEFDQYNFQISISQQLFFSLISHLMNNYKLGGQIILGCIFSRIEVQLVQSLKNNSIELVKHNHENETKDSKQVQSDHTFENLSKEGEEISKTEASEKLENESGNDLNIKADKENDEAATDENIQDDDIADKDEKVKSEIQVDEKTSNSEVKVNEDDRNSPINNDKKVNSGEKGEQRPMKEPKSEGNANLNPNNEKNAAPEDQNEAHTSLQRSKEDLEKESESRVLENELNDKHRMQVDDNKEKENAEKENKDTLTESLPSSSDLQDEMNGANQVNDNTEDVVNVKKSPNSLEQSVYIQDKEDPSNDNSNATVNLNTKTATKESIKSTISVSKLQGKIKKFQELAKSLHYLGCQTSLPSVSMYTYTNTEKNMSSLDFSSDYTLAATGFQDSYIKIWSLEGTSINENEQNYSQINSIFKTLVGHSDAVYSVNFSPCNRFLLSGSGDKTARLWSTDTYKGLVSYKGHEKPIWDVNFSPTGNNLFATASSDNTARVWSCDRVYPVRILAGHLSDVDCVSFHPNGQYVFTGSSDKTSRMWDLSSGDSVRLFIGHSSAVTATAVSPDGRWLSTANEDGTITVWDIGSGKKLKSMRGHGKNSIYSLSYNKTGNILVSSGADNSVRVWDIKKNTHEPSLEPEEIYPGLGNDNVTSMNQDIKEYGRRRTIVATNDLMATYFTKKTPVYKVKYTSANLLLAGGASIA from the coding sequence ATGTCCCGAGTGAACGGAAATACGGGTAAGGACGTCAACAATGTTgctgataaatatatagcTGGGAGTTCAATGGCAGGAATGAATAATCTCCCTTCAAAAACAGTTCCTGGCAAACGGATTCCAAATAAAATGGTACCAAGTAAGACTGTGCCTGGGAAGCGCATACCAGGAAAGAGTATTCCAGGTAAGACTATCGCAGGCAAGACTGTGGTAGGGAACTCAATGGTTCAAAATAATCCGTCAATGCCCAAtgcaaataaaattagagGCGATAATACTACTCCTGCTGATAAGAATTTTACACTACAGGCAAATAATCCAAATGTTAATGACAAGGTTAGACAAGGAAACACCATcaataacaacaaaaacaataatgcAAGGAATAATAACATGGAGAACAACCAATCCCAACTCCATAGCCAATATCCTTCTAATGATATCAATAGATTACTATTGGAATTTCTAAACAAAAAGGGGTTTCATAGAATGGAAGTGATGTTAAGAACAGAGAGTTCAAGAACTTTAACACCACATAATTACAATTCTCCAGCATTACCTAAATACTCTAATTTTATCTCACCAGAAGAGAATTCACAGCTCCTTTCAAAATACAAGTCGACAATTAGACCGGTTACAAATCCGTATCAATCAACTCCCACAAAGAGAGATTCGGAAGGTAATCCGATTCGCAATAAATCAGGCGATTCTATTAATGTAGACGATTATAGAACATATCTTAGAAGTTTTATCTTACTGAAAAATTGGATTTCAAAAAGTTTATCAATTCATAAACCAATTCTAACTGATTTAGTTTTATATCCAGTATTTGTCATTAtgttgataaaattttacagattaaaaaatattgaaatattgaagaaattttatgaaGAAAACGTTAAATTAGTCATTGGAGaaagtaataaattaataataataaatctatATGAcgatttaattaaatcatcCAATGATAACttagaagatgaaaaaaaagaaaaaaccAATGAATTCGATCAATATAATTTCCAAATTTCCATATCACAACAgttgtttttttctctAATATCACACTTAATGAATAATTATAAACTTGGTGGCCAGATTATTCTGGGTTGTATTTTTAGTAGAATTGAAGTTCAATTAGTTCAATCGTTAAagaataattcaattgagtTAGTGAAGCATAATCatgaaaatgaaactaAAGACTCTAAACAAGTCCAATCAGACCATACTTTCGAGAATCTTTCAAAAGAGGGAGAAGAAATATCCAAAACAGAAGCTTCTGAAAAACTAGAGAATGAGAGTGGTAACGACCTTAACATCAAAGCTGATAAAGAGAACGACGAAGCAGCTACAGACGAAAATATTCAAGACGATGATATTGCTGATAAAGACGAAAAAGTTAAATCTGAAATTCAGGTGGATGAAAAAACTAGCAATTCTGAAGTAAAAGTGAACGAAGATGATAGGAATTCtccaattaataatgacaaGAAAGTGAACAGTGGTGAAAAGGGAGAACAACGGCCAATGAAAGAACCTAAGAGTGAAGGCAATGCTAATTTAAACCCaaacaatgaaaaaaatgcaGCTCCTGAAGATCAGAATGAAGCTCATACATCTTTGCAGAGATCAAAAGAAGACTTGGAGAAGGAGTCTGAGTCTAGAGTTTTAGAAAACGAATTGAATGACAAGCACAGAATGCAAgttgatgataataaagaaaaagaaaatgcaGAGAAGGAAAACAAGGATACTCTAACAGAATCACTACCATCATCCTCTGATCTTCAAGATGAGATGAATGGGGCAAACCAAGTAAATGATAATACTGAAGATGTAGTCAATGTGAAAAAATCTCCAAACTCTCTTGAACAGTCAGTGTATATTCAAGATAAAGAAGACCcttcaaatgataattcGAATGCCACTGTGAATCTGAATACAAAAACTGCAACAAAAGAGTCCATAAAATCGACAATTTCTGTATCGAAACTTCAAGgcaaaataaaaaaattccaaGAATTAGCAAAATCATTACATTATCTAGGCTGTCAAACTTCACTCCCAAGTGTTAGCATGTATACTTATACTAATACTGAAAAGAATATGTCATCTCTTGACTTTAGCAGTGATTATACACTAGCGGCTACAGGATTTCAAGACAGTTACATAAAAATTTGGTCTTTGGAAGGTACttcaattaatgaaaatgaacaGAATTATAGTCAAatcaattcaatatttaaaacttTGGTTGGTCATTCCGATGCTGTATATTCCGTTAATTTCAGTCCATGTAATAGATTTTTACTTTCTGGTTCTGGAGATAAAACTGCAAGACTTTGGTCTACGGACACGTATAAAGGATTAGTGTCATATAAAGGCCATGAAAAACCAATTTGGGATGTGAACTTTTCACCTACTGGTAACAATTTATTTGCCACAGCCTCGAGTGATAATACTGCAAGAGTATGGTCATGCGATCGTGTATACCCTGTTAGGATATTAGCTGGTCATTTGAGTGACGTTGATTGTGTTTCTTTTCATCCAAATGGCCAGTATGTATTTACAGGTTCCAGCGATAAGACAAGCAGAATGTGGGATTTAAGCAGTGGTGACTCAGTCAGATTATTTATCGGACACTCTTCTGCTGTTACGGCAACTGCAGTTTCACCGGATGGCAGATGGTTGTCTACAGCCAATGAAGATGGTACCATTACTGTTTGGGATATTGGAAGTGGAAAAAAGCTAAAAAGCATGCGTGGTCATGGTAAGAATTCTATCTATTCATTATCTTATAACAAGACTGGTAATATTTTAGTAAGTTCTGGTGCTGATAATTCTGTAAGAGTTTGGGAcattaagaaaaatacCCATGAGCCAAGTTTAGAACCAGAGGAAATATATCCAGGATTAGGGAATGACAACGTTACATCTATGAATCAAGACATCAAAGAATATGGTAGACGCAGAACAATTGTGGCTACCAATGATTTGATGGCCACCTATTTCACTAAAAAAACGCCTGtatataaagttaaatATACTTCAGCAAATCTATTATTAGCTGGTGGAGCATCAATTGCTTAA
- the GCR1 gene encoding transcription regulator GCR1 (similar to Saccharomyces cerevisiae GCR1 (YPL075W); ancestral locus Anc_8.543) has translation MDLNFYNTSIDYNSITNNADNNLRHHFDVLADTSNHNTNNNSNNKLTSSLSNIELPLLNRKKLPGKSMYLNDLTELAKTFINNNTNNNTNNTSKDPSTNYLQALIYKQDKTLNYNGNNDSAQIDEISKNFYSIAQYIFQICFKVKKFHDLSSLKLIDLIVDQTFPNSLTLRRLNDNNSNTPYEYFNTISRDEDISKCPIFALSVNFLIRFSSINNSITINDYQDIHLLEPDYLSIVALNYLNKSSPNTSVNDINTKLQRDQDFEVADELIYIVYPWLKQFDNDIKILDKDNYKLNSLCELFKFMGKTIIQDIRYLILNGNSNLPNLISFIKKLVPDLFFTETFKSFEKNEKLNFMDSNSNTNNHNSNNYTNSQPSNYNYSSNTTTTNNHYKDNNKSGGLFLVMATHSIENNNNNDKNNNNNNNNNNNNNNNNNNNNNNNNNNNNNYMTLHSDNKSSSGIINMTNNDIAHVNFSNLLPNVTNDDIIDSPHKLEVNILNLAKNLTTENVRLNQQISMIKSDLNIVNKVCNQILETQKELLTNYNNNRNNGNNNNNPKNLDNFNNSFYNNQNKNDNGLIILDKNNINQNLLNNLIQYIEEMKQQSNGFNNNLNGNNGTINIASNYNNGNRIPQNVQENQNIFSMGSNNQRLDYQMQQDGLSRGLKNVLSINADVNNNEKNYNSNNNMNININGISEKMSPHPYSVSTQSRSNMFSPPPSNNSNDLNYISLVNKRMKLADKQTPSRTALDALLSSSINTPKYQEKNDDKSEANNYQSRTVDNGNAIGVGHGGYGNNTVMNVAVAVNKTDKIDDNDNDNDDDDDDDDDDDDDDDDDDDDDDDDDGDDDDDGDDDGNDDDDEDNEDSAISNAESESESMEIEPIIRTSRKAPIGNNRNILLDATNDNAIADDIGNNTNNSEESNNINLEISSEMVKTTSNKSDSDRGNRRTKQSRKKNKKKLGKGNTIKPSPNADIKYKLSRDNKTIWDLYTEWYIGFNGKESVIELINKYGWRRWKVHDDSHFFPTRRIIMDYIETEIDRGMKYGRFKNPNQSREDIRKILVGDLEKFRINNGLTLNSLSLFFRNLSKDKKEICIFKDFKTWDVNQMTDDEKIKYCKRKHTDIKT, from the coding sequence ATggatttgaatttttataatacaAGTATTGACTATAATAGTATTACTAATAATGCAGACAATAATTTGAGACATCATTTTGATGTTTTAGCAGATACTAGTAATCACAACACAAACAATAATAGCAATAACAAACTAACCAGTTCTCTGTCTAATATTGAATTGCCTTTATTAAATAGGAAAAAACTTCCAGGAAAATCTATGTATTTGAATGATTTAACTGAATTAGCTAAAACATTCATAAACAATAAcactaataataatactaataataCTTCAAAGGATCCAAGTACTAACTATTTACAAGCATTGATTTATAAACAGGataaaactttaaattataatggAAATAATGATAGTGCCCAAATAGATGAgatttcaaagaatttttattcaattgctcaatatatttttcaaatatgttttaaagttaaaaaatttcatgATTTAAGCagtttaaaattaattgatttaattgttGATCAAACTTTCCCAAACTCATTAACGTTGAGAAGGttgaatgataataattcaaatacgCCTTATGAGTATTTTAATACAATTTCAAGAGATGAggatatttcaaaatgtcCAATATTTGCACTATCAGTTAATTTCCTAATAAGATTTTCAAGTATTAACAATTCAATTACAATAAATGACTATCAAGATATTCATCTATTAGAACCAGATTATTTGTCTATTGTTGctttgaattatttaaataaaagcTCTCCAAATACATCtgttaatgatattaatacAAAATTACAAAGAGATCAAGATTTTGAAGTAGCCGatgaattaatatatattgtttatcCTTGGTTGAAACAATTTGACAATGATATAAAGATTTTAGATAAGGATAATTATAAACTAAATTCTCTATGTGAGCTTTTTAAATTCATGGGTAAGACGATAATACAAGATATACGGTATTTGATCTTAAATGGGAATTCAAACTTACCAAATCttatatcttttataaaaaaattagtaCCAGATCTTTTCTTCACTGAAACTTTCAAGagttttgaaaaaaatgaaaaattgaattttatggattctaattcaaatacaaataatcataatagtaataattaTACCAACAGCCAACCTTCAAATTATAACTATTCAAGTAATACTACTACAACTAATAATCACtataaagataataataaaagcGGTGGCTTATTTTTGGTAATGGCAACTCATTCgatagaaaataataataataatgacaagaataataataataataataataataataataataataataataataataataataataataataataataataataataataataattatatgaCTTTGCATAGTGATAATAAGAGTTCATCTGGTATCATTAATATGACAAACAATGACATTGCGCACGTtaatttttccaatttattGCCAAATGTGactaatgatgatattatcGATTCACCACATAAATTAGaagttaatattttaaatttagcAAAAAATCTGACTACAGAGAATGTCAGATTAAATCAACAGATTTCCATGATAAAATcagatttaaatattgttaataaagTTTGTAATCAGATTTTAGAGACtcaaaaagaattattgactaattacaataataacagaaataatggtaataataataacaatcCGAAAAACCTTgacaattttaataatagcTTTTACAATaatcaaaacaaaaatgacAACGGTCTGATTATATTAGATAAGAATAACATAAATCAAAACTTATTAAATAACTTGATACaatatattgaagaaatgaAACAGCAATCTAATGGGTTCAACAATAATTTGAATGGGAACAATGGCACTATTAATATTGcttcaaattataataatggCAATAGAATACCACAGAATGTTCaagaaaatcaaaatatattttctatgGGAAGCAATAATCAAAGGTTAGATTATCAAATGCAACAGGATGGGTTAAGTAGAGGTTTAAAGAATGTTTTAAGCATAAATGCAGATGTCAACAACAACGAAAAAAACtataatagtaataataatatgaatattaaCATAAATGGGATCTCAGAAAAAATGTCACCGCACCCATATTCAGTTTCAACTCAAAGTCGAAGTAATATGTTTTCTCCACCTCCAAGcaataattcaaatgatttGAACTACATCTCATTagttaataaaagaatgaAATTGGCAGATAAGCAAACTCCTTCAAGAACTGCTTTGGATGCATTATTATCTTCCTCCATTAACACACCAAAATatcaagaaaaaaatgatgataaaagTGAAGCTAATAATTATCAAAGTCGTACAGTGGATAATGGTAATGCTATTGGAGTTGGTCATGGTGGTTATGGTAACAATACTGTGATGAATGTTGCTGTAGCAGTTAATAAAACTGACaaaattgatgataatgataatgataatgatgatgatgacgatgatgatgatgatgatgatgatgacgatgatgacgatgatgatgatgatgatgatgatgatggtgatgatgatgatgatggtgatgatgatggcaatgacgatgatgatgagGATAATGAGGATAGTGCTATTTCTAATGCAGAGTCAGAGAGTGAATCGATGGAAATTGAACCAATTATCAGGACTTCAAGGAAGGCTCCTATAGGAAACAATcgtaatatattattagatgCTACAAATGATAATGCAATTGCGGATGACATTGGGaataatactaataataGTGAAGAATCCAATAACATTAACTTGGAGATTTCTTCCGAGATGGTTAAAACAACTTCAAATAAAAGTGATTCAGACAGAGGGAATCGCAGAACTAAACAATCGAGGaaaaagaataagaaaaaattggGAAAGGGCAATACAATAAAGCCTAGCCCAAATGCTGAcattaaatacaaattatCAAGAGATAACAAGACAATCTGGGACCTTTATACAGAATGGTACATTGGTTTCAACGGTAAAGAATCTGTGATTGAGCTTATTAACAAATATGGCTGGAGACGCTGGAAAGTCCATGATGACTCCCATTTTTTTCCCACTAGAAGAATAATTATGGATTACATTGAGACTGAGATAGATAGAGGTATGAAATACGGTCGGTTCAAAAATCCCAATCAATCGAGAGAAGATATAAGAAAGATATTAGTTGGTGATCTAGAAAAGTTTAGAATCAATAATGGATTGacattaaattcattatctCTATTCTTTAGAAATTTGtcaaaagataaaaaagaaatatgcatttttaaagattttaagACATGGGACGTCAACCAAATGACAgatgatgaaaaaattaaatactGTAAGAGAAAACACACAGACATAAAAACTTAA
- the YTA6 gene encoding putative AAA family ATPase YTA6 (similar to Saccharomyces cerevisiae YTA6 (YPL074W); ancestral locus Anc_8.542): MVNRTLIKNSKFTIPNQFTLTQALELLYIIIEKQYGNLKIRYAKMEEGIDVSVDDVTKLYKATTSLLDDLYVSLFVIEDCFKCDNLLNRETWANTEVSHIIDDFFILNEDIRVARLNSKAFLLEHRNRYNFLQKFNALGINKSNFKKDDEEEEYIFREAREIRRYREIKQTNEIKNEREKQVLLEKTIELRLRNELQKEFEKKLETERKKLINKYASLSKAMEPIKPKSTVKNSKGSGSLPPPPPPPSANMDRASNVKLTRRSLEVSKALNDQTNNINSQRTSFDIHDIGRAANLAWTSNSGVERSNINKSKNTSLPRRTRSSEAIKSNYEAIKVGIQGKSISSQNKVATKTKQENLISETRKISKQSVKPKTKGNPSKLISDNKTNGNVAMTGGKEDTTKSLLEIRIAQVMKSLVGVDKGACELILNNILVQNDVVHWDDIAGLNSTKEALKEAVEYPFLRPDLFMGLREPISGLLLFGPPGTGKTMVAKAVATESNSTFFSISASSLLSKYLGESEKLIKALFYLAKKLAPSIIFIDEIDSLLTSRSANENESSRRIKTELLIKWSSISNATTKEVDDESEDNRVLVLGATNLPWEIDEAARRRFTRRLYIPLPGLETRLYHLKKLLQHQKHHITDEQFLKIAEYLDGYSGSDITALAKESAMGPIRELEGNLLDVNVTSIRGVTEEDFLNALNIIKKSVSSKSLDDYERWSSSFGSSGD; the protein is encoded by the coding sequence ATGGTGAATAGAACATTAATTAAGAATTCTAAATTCACAATTCCTAACCAATTTACATTAACGCAGGCGTTAGAACTTttgtatattattatagaAAAACAATATGGGAATCTAAAGATAAGGTATGCTAAGATGGAAGAAGGAATTGATGTGTCTGTCGATGATGTAACGAAACTATACAAGGCAACAACCTCACTTCTGGATGATTTATATGTAAGTTTATTTGTTATCGAGGACTGTTTCAAGTGCGACAATTTGTTAAACAGAGAAACATGGGCAAATACAGAAGTTTCTCATATAATagatgatttttttattctaaATGAGGATATAAGGGTCGCAAGATTGAATAGTAAAGCTTTCCTTCTCGAACATAGGAATCGATATAATTTTCtacaaaaatttaatgCGTTGGGTATAAATAAATCGAATTTCAAAAAGGACgacgaagaagaagaatacATCTTTAGGGAAGCTCGGGAGATAAGGAGATATAGAGAGATTAAGCAAACcaatgaaataaaaaatgaaagagAGAAACAAGTTTTATTGGAAAAAACAATAGAACTAAGGTTAAGGAATGAGTTACagaaagaatttgaaaaaaaattagaaacTGAGAggaaaaaattgattaataaGTATGCTAGTTTAAGTAAAGCTATGGAACCTATAAAACCAAAATCAACTGTAAAAAATAGTAAAGGATCAGGGTCTCTTCCTCCTCCTCCTCCTCCTCCGAGTGCTAATATGGATAGAGCTTCTAATGTAAAATTAACTAGACGATCTTTAGAGGTTTCCAAAGCTCTTAATGATCAAACAAATAACATCAATTCACAGAGGACTTCTTTCGATATTCACGACATTGGTCGTGCTGCCAATTTGGCCTGGACTTCAAATTCGGGTGTCGAGAgatcaaatataaataaatctaAAAATACATCACTTCCGAGAAGAACACGATCCAGTGAAGCAATAAAGAGTAACTATGAAGCAATCAAGGTAGGAATTCAAGGAAAATCCATAAGCTCACAGAATAAAGTGGCTACTAAAACGAAACAAGAGAATCTAATTTCagaaacaagaaaaataagTAAACAAAGTGTAAAACCAAAAACGAAAGGTAATCCAAGTAAGTTAATAAGTGATAACAAGACGAATGGAAACGTTGCTATGACTGGAGGAAAAGAGGATACAACAAAATCTTTATTAGAAATCAGAATAGCGCAAGTAATGAAATCACTTGTTGGTGTTGATAAAGGAGCCTGCgaattgattttaaataatatactGGTTCAAAATGATGTGGTTCATTGGGATGATATAGCTGGCTTAAACTCCACAAAAGAAGCATTAAAGGAGGCAGTTGAATATCCATTTTTAAGACCTGATTTATTTATGGGTCTTAGAGAACCAATAAGtggattattattatttggtCCACCTGGGACAGGCAAAACTATGGTAGCGAAGGCAGTTGCAACTGAATCAAATTCAACATTTTTTAGCATAAGTGCATCGTCATTATTATCGAAGTATCTTGGAGAGTCTGAGAAGTTAATAAAAGCTTTGTTTTATTTAGCCAAGAAATTAGCACCATcgattatatttattgatgaaataGATTCCCTGCTGACATCAAGGTCTGCgaatgaaaatgaatctTCCAGACGTATTAAAacagaattattaattaaatggTCCTCGATATCGAATGCAACGACAAAGGAAGTTGATGATGAAAGTGAAGATAACCGTGTTTTAGTTTTGGGAGCAACAAATTTACCTTGGGAGATTGATGAAGCAGCTCGGAGAAGATTTACAAGAAGATTATATATTCCTTTACCTGGGTTAGAGACGAGATTATATCACCTTAAAAAGTTACTACAGCATCAGAAACATCATATTACGGATGAAcaatttcttaaaattgCGGAGTATCTGGATGGATACTCCGGGTCAGACATAACAGCTTTAGCTAAAGAGTCTGCAATGGGGCCTATTAGAGAGCTCGAAGGCAATCTATTAGATGTAAATGTTACATCGATTAGAGGAGTTACAGAAGAAGACTTTTTGAATGctttgaatattataaaaaaaagtgTTTCCAGTAAATCTCTTGATGATTACGAAAGGTGGTCCTCAAGTTTTGGTAGTTCTGGTGACTaa